A single region of the Pseudomonas sp. VD-NE ins genome encodes:
- a CDS encoding GNAT family N-acetyltransferase, translated as MTIEWVCKHHSDLGKEQLYALLKLRSDVFVVEQKCAYPDLDGQDLEGDTYHLMGWEDDQLMAYLRLLDPESQGGDVVIGRVITAPQGRGKGLGHEMMEQALKQAEKHWPQVPIYLSAQAHLQGYYGKYGFVVAGEEYLEDDIPHIGMRRA; from the coding sequence ATGACAATCGAATGGGTCTGCAAACATCACAGTGATCTGGGCAAGGAGCAGCTGTACGCGCTGTTGAAACTGCGCTCGGACGTGTTCGTGGTCGAACAGAAATGCGCCTATCCGGACCTCGACGGTCAGGATCTGGAAGGCGATACCTATCACCTGATGGGTTGGGAAGATGACCAGTTGATGGCGTATCTGCGCCTGCTGGATCCGGAATCCCAGGGCGGAGACGTAGTGATCGGCCGCGTGATTACCGCACCACAGGGACGCGGCAAAGGGCTGGGTCACGAGATGATGGAGCAGGCGCTGAAGCAGGCCGAGAAGCATTGGCCGCAAGTGCCTATCTATCTGTCGGCGCAGGCGCATTTGCAGGGGTATTACGGCAAGTACGGGTTTGTTGTGGCGGGTGAGGAGTATCTGGAGGATGACATTCCACATATCGGGATGCGTCGTGCCTGA
- a CDS encoding M48 family metallopeptidase, with protein sequence MTVLKYLQAYPAQLQDQVRQLIAEGRLGEYLNQRYSGRHDVQSDKALYSYALDLKQEYLRNAPAIDKVLFDNRLDLTHRALGLHTTVSRVQGGKLKAKKEIRIASLFKDAAPDFLKMIVVHELAHFKESDHNKAFYKLCEHMLPGYHQVEFDLRVYLTWRDMQA encoded by the coding sequence ATGACTGTGTTGAAGTACCTCCAGGCCTACCCCGCGCAATTGCAGGATCAGGTGCGCCAACTGATCGCCGAAGGGCGGCTGGGTGAATACCTGAATCAACGCTATTCGGGGCGGCACGATGTGCAGAGCGACAAAGCGCTGTACAGCTACGCGCTGGACCTGAAGCAGGAATACCTGCGCAACGCCCCGGCCATCGACAAGGTGCTGTTCGACAACCGCCTCGACCTGACGCACCGTGCACTGGGTCTGCACACCACGGTTTCACGGGTGCAGGGCGGCAAGCTCAAGGCCAAGAAAGAGATTCGTATCGCCTCGTTGTTCAAGGATGCCGCGCCGGACTTTCTGAAAATGATCGTCGTGCATGAACTGGCGCATTTCAAGGAATCTGATCACAACAAGGCGTTCTATAAATTGTGCGAGCACATGCTGCCGGGGTATCACCAGGTCGAGTTTGACCTGCGCGTGTACCTGACGTGGCGCGATATGCAGGCTTAA
- a CDS encoding helix-turn-helix domain-containing protein, with protein sequence MDVSKTKSSFYRRLYVAYLIDSGLAPSVPTLTEVTGMPRRTAQDTIAALADLDIVCEFEQEEGARNHAGRYRIREWGAIDRGWIERNLRQIKAVLEYP encoded by the coding sequence ATGGACGTCAGCAAGACCAAAAGCAGTTTCTACCGCCGCTTGTATGTGGCGTACCTGATCGACAGCGGTCTGGCCCCGAGTGTGCCGACGCTGACCGAAGTGACCGGCATGCCCCGGCGCACGGCGCAGGACACGATTGCCGCGTTGGCGGATCTGGATATCGTTTGTGAATTCGAGCAGGAAGAGGGCGCACGTAATCATGCGGGGCGCTATCGGATTCGCGAGTGGGGGGCGATTGATCGCGGGTGGATCGAGAGGAATTTGCGGCAGATCAAGGCTGTGCTTGAGTATCCCTGA